The following are from one region of the Cloacibacterium sp. TD35 genome:
- the hemE gene encoding uroporphyrinogen decarboxylase: MIKNDLYLRALRGESVERPPVWMMRQAGRYLPEFIALRDQYDFFTRCQTPELAAEITVQPIRRFPLDAAILFSDILVVPQAMGIDFKMKESVGPWLDTPIRSLEQVQNLQVEGAEENLKYVYDAIDITLQKLENEIPLIGFAGSPWTLLCYCVEGKGSKSFDIAKSFCFTQPEAAHLLLQKITDVTIAYLKRKVQSGVSAVQIFDSWGGMLSPEDYQEFSWKYINQIVEALAPEAHVVVFAKGCWYALEEMTKSKVSALGVDWTITPELARKFTNNSVTLQGNFDPARLHSSPEVIRKMVHEMINRFGKDKYIANLGHGILPNIPLENAEAFIRAVVEWKG, translated from the coding sequence ATGATAAAAAACGACCTATATTTAAGAGCATTACGAGGCGAATCTGTAGAAAGACCACCCGTTTGGATGATGAGACAAGCAGGTAGATATTTACCAGAATTTATTGCACTTCGTGACCAATATGATTTCTTCACGCGTTGTCAAACTCCAGAATTGGCAGCTGAAATTACTGTTCAACCGATTAGAAGATTTCCGCTAGATGCAGCAATCTTATTTTCTGATATTTTGGTAGTTCCACAAGCGATGGGAATTGATTTCAAAATGAAAGAATCCGTTGGGCCATGGCTAGATACACCAATTAGAAGCCTAGAGCAAGTACAAAATCTGCAAGTAGAAGGAGCAGAAGAAAATTTGAAATATGTTTATGATGCGATAGACATCACTTTACAGAAATTAGAAAACGAAATTCCTTTGATTGGTTTTGCTGGTTCACCTTGGACTTTGCTTTGCTACTGTGTTGAAGGAAAAGGTTCTAAATCTTTTGACATTGCGAAGTCATTTTGCTTTACTCAACCAGAAGCAGCACATTTGCTTTTACAAAAAATTACAGATGTAACCATCGCTTATTTAAAGAGAAAAGTACAAAGTGGAGTTTCTGCGGTACAGATTTTTGATTCTTGGGGCGGAATGCTTTCTCCTGAAGATTATCAAGAATTTTCTTGGAAATACATTAACCAAATTGTAGAAGCTTTGGCTCCAGAAGCTCACGTTGTAGTTTTTGCGAAAGGTTGTTGGTATGCTCTAGAAGAAATGACAAAATCGAAAGTTTCTGCGCTTGGTGTAGACTGGACGATTACTCCAGAATTGGCAAGAAAATTCACCAATAATTCTGTTACCCTTCAAGGAAATTTTGATCCTGCAAGATTACACTCTTCGCCAGAAGTGATTAGAAAAATGGTTCATGAAATGATTAACAGATTTGGCAAAGATAAATATATTGCAAATCTAGGTCACGGAATTTTGCCAAACATTCCTTTAGAAAATGCCGAAGCTTTTATTAGAGCAGTAGTAGAATGGAAAGGTTAA
- a CDS encoding GH3 auxin-responsive promoter family protein, translating into MATKALFNMAVNWFIRQRIDQIQNFMKHPIETQNGVLFSQLFHAEETEYGKKFGFKDISSYRDFQQQVPILNYEEFEPYIEKARQGQKDVSWPGVIRQFAKSSGTTNAKSKFIPISDESLEECHYKAGKDLISIYANNHPDNQLFLNKNLRLGGSAELYESFNTKFGDLSAILIENLPFWVEITTVPSKKTSLMSEWETKLKAIVSEVKNQDVGSLTGVPSWMMVLLQRILTETGKGNISEIFPNLEVFFHGGISFKPYREQYKKIIGKDINYYEIYNASEGFFGIQDRSGSDEMLLMLDYGIFYEFIPMDKFDRNHLEAIPLEEVELGKNYAVVISTNGGLWRYLIGDTVKFTSLSPHRIQISGRTKHYINAFGEELMIDNVETALKKACEATEAHVLDYTGAPVFMSEGKSGAHEWLIEFAKHPTNFEAFSKIFDDTLKSINSDYEAKRYLNMTLNPPIIHTAKEKLFYQWMESRGKLGGQNKVPRLSNDREYIDPLLELNK; encoded by the coding sequence ATGGCAACAAAGGCTCTCTTCAATATGGCTGTAAACTGGTTTATTCGACAAAGAATAGACCAAATTCAGAATTTCATGAAACATCCTATTGAAACTCAAAACGGAGTTTTATTTTCTCAGCTTTTTCATGCAGAAGAAACAGAATACGGCAAAAAATTCGGTTTCAAAGACATTTCTTCTTACCGAGATTTTCAGCAACAAGTTCCTATCCTAAACTATGAAGAATTTGAACCCTACATAGAAAAAGCAAGACAAGGTCAAAAAGATGTTTCTTGGCCGGGAGTTATCCGTCAATTTGCGAAATCTTCCGGAACGACCAATGCCAAAAGCAAATTCATCCCTATTTCAGACGAAAGTTTAGAAGAGTGTCATTACAAAGCGGGAAAGGATTTAATTTCCATTTATGCAAACAATCACCCTGATAATCAATTATTTCTCAATAAAAATTTAAGATTAGGGGGAAGCGCAGAATTGTACGAAAGTTTCAATACCAAGTTCGGTGATTTATCTGCAATTTTGATAGAAAATCTTCCTTTTTGGGTAGAAATTACCACGGTTCCTAGCAAAAAAACTTCCCTAATGTCAGAATGGGAAACCAAACTGAAAGCCATCGTTTCAGAAGTTAAAAACCAAGACGTAGGAAGTTTAACCGGCGTACCAAGTTGGATGATGGTTTTACTTCAAAGAATTTTAACCGAAACAGGAAAAGGCAATATTTCTGAAATTTTCCCAAATTTAGAAGTGTTTTTCCACGGTGGAATAAGTTTTAAACCGTATAGAGAACAGTATAAAAAAATCATAGGCAAAGACATTAATTACTACGAAATTTATAATGCTTCTGAAGGTTTCTTCGGGATTCAAGACAGAAGTGGCAGTGACGAAATGCTTCTGATGCTAGATTACGGAATTTTCTATGAATTTATTCCGATGGATAAATTTGACAGAAACCATCTAGAAGCGATTCCTTTGGAAGAAGTAGAACTCGGCAAAAATTATGCTGTAGTTATTTCTACCAATGGTGGACTTTGGCGCTATTTAATCGGTGATACCGTAAAATTTACTTCTCTTTCTCCGCATAGAATTCAGATTTCTGGCAGAACCAAACATTATATCAATGCCTTTGGCGAAGAATTAATGATAGACAATGTAGAAACAGCCCTTAAAAAAGCTTGTGAAGCTACTGAGGCGCACGTTTTAGATTACACAGGAGCACCAGTTTTTATGAGCGAAGGAAAATCTGGAGCACATGAATGGCTGATTGAATTTGCCAAACATCCAACTAATTTCGAAGCGTTTTCTAAAATTTTTGATGATACTTTGAAATCAATCAATTCTGATTACGAAGCGAAGCGTTACCTCAATATGACACTGAATCCGCCAATTATTCACACCGCTAAAGAAAAACTTTTCTATCAATGGATGGAATCTAGAGGAAAACTGGGCGGACAAAACAAAGTGCCGCGATTGAGCAACGACAGAGAATACATCGATCCTCTTTTGGAGTTGAATAAATAA
- a CDS encoding uroporphyrinogen-III synthase, whose translation MKILFTKTGIEHEVSEKLETGFSCDFKDFIAIEKIKTKPFPLKNSSLIFTSVNAVKSFFENGFQPNENFQEAHYNKIYAVGLKTKKELRNNGFGTFKVKRHLNELSEFILKHSQKEKFIHFCGNLALDILDKALPLQNISYKKVVLYNTKILHPEIHEKYEAVVFFSPSGVRSFAKFNSLENLKIFSIGQTTENELRKFTQNKIYTSKESNLEDLLTIIKQNAIL comes from the coding sequence ATGAAAATCCTTTTCACGAAAACAGGAATCGAACATGAGGTATCAGAGAAATTAGAAACCGGTTTTTCTTGTGATTTTAAGGATTTTATCGCCATTGAAAAAATTAAAACTAAACCTTTTCCGCTTAAGAATTCTTCACTCATTTTCACAAGCGTAAACGCTGTAAAATCTTTCTTTGAAAATGGCTTTCAGCCGAATGAAAACTTTCAAGAAGCCCATTATAATAAAATCTACGCAGTAGGTCTTAAAACAAAAAAAGAATTGAGAAATAATGGCTTTGGAACCTTTAAGGTAAAAAGACATCTCAATGAATTGTCTGAATTTATTCTCAAACATAGCCAAAAAGAAAAATTTATTCATTTCTGCGGAAATTTAGCACTTGATATTTTAGATAAAGCATTGCCACTACAGAATATTTCGTATAAAAAAGTAGTGCTTTACAATACCAAAATTCTCCATCCAGAAATTCATGAAAAATATGAGGCTGTAGTTTTTTTTAGTCCGAGTGGAGTTCGTAGTTTTGCGAAGTTTAATTCTTTAGAAAATTTAAAAATCTTTTCTATCGGACAAACTACAGAAAATGAACTGAGAAAATTTACACAAAATAAAATTTACACTAGTAAAGAAAGCAATTTAGAAGATTTGTTAACCATTATAAAGCAAAACGCTATTTTATAA
- a CDS encoding rod shape-determining protein MreD yields the protein MISRNLFTDFLSIAVLVTLQIFLFNRIDIAGKYTPVIYIIFVLFYPFYRNLYIFLSASFILGLSIDAFLGTWGINAFATTLIAYFRTIIFKTSTEVSSDVFSFHNLQWSQFLFYIFSSIFVHQLLVQSIEFFKFDRFFEVILNILVTSVISIIFVLLYSLAFKIKEKV from the coding sequence ATGATCAGTAGAAATTTATTTACAGATTTTTTATCAATCGCAGTGTTAGTCACATTGCAAATATTTTTATTTAACAGAATAGATATTGCTGGTAAATATACTCCTGTCATCTACATTATTTTTGTTTTGTTTTATCCTTTTTACAGAAATCTCTATATTTTCCTATCGGCGAGTTTTATTTTAGGATTATCTATAGACGCATTTTTAGGAACTTGGGGTATCAATGCATTTGCTACTACACTTATCGCCTATTTTAGAACCATTATTTTCAAAACTTCCACAGAAGTCTCTTCGGATGTATTTTCTTTCCATAATCTTCAGTGGTCACAGTTTCTATTTTATATTTTTTCAAGTATTTTTGTGCATCAACTATTAGTTCAGAGTATAGAATTTTTTAAATTCGACAGGTTTTTTGAAGTAATACTTAATATTTTAGTAACCAGTGTTATTTCTATAATATTTGTACTCCTCTATTCGTTAGCATTTAAAATCAAAGAAAAAGTTTGA
- a CDS encoding nitroreductase family protein: MDLLDKLKWRYAAKAMNGEKVSDEKLERILEAARLAPTSSGLQPFEIYVVSNQEVKNQLKEAANNQPQVADASHVLVFAAWDTYTAERINYMFDLTNEVRGFTNDGWENYRQFLLNTYVPKSAEENFVHIAKQAYIAFGAAIIAAAFEGVDATPMEGFNPEKVDEILGLKEKGLRSVLLLPIGYRDTEKDWLEKLEKVRKPKDKFITEVK, encoded by the coding sequence ATGGATTTATTAGATAAATTAAAATGGAGATACGCTGCAAAAGCGATGAACGGAGAAAAAGTAAGTGATGAAAAACTTGAAAGAATTTTAGAAGCAGCTCGTCTTGCTCCTACTTCTAGCGGTTTACAGCCTTTCGAAATTTATGTAGTGTCTAATCAAGAGGTTAAAAATCAATTAAAAGAAGCAGCAAATAATCAACCACAAGTTGCAGATGCTTCTCATGTTTTGGTTTTTGCAGCTTGGGATACTTACACTGCAGAAAGAATCAACTACATGTTTGATTTAACGAATGAAGTAAGAGGTTTTACAAATGATGGTTGGGAAAACTACAGACAATTTTTATTGAACACTTATGTTCCTAAATCTGCTGAAGAAAACTTCGTACACATTGCAAAACAAGCTTACATTGCATTCGGTGCTGCGATTATTGCAGCTGCTTTCGAAGGTGTAGATGCTACACCAATGGAAGGTTTCAACCCAGAAAAAGTAGATGAAATTCTTGGTTTAAAAGAAAAAGGATTAAGAAGCGTTTTACTTTTACCAATCGGTTACAGAGACACTGAAAAAGACTGGTTAGAAAAACTTGAAAAAGTAAGAAAACCAAAAGATAAATTTATCACAGAAGTGAAATAA
- the hemA gene encoding glutamyl-tRNA reductase — protein sequence MNSLAKTYNTQNFTVLSISFEKANAEIRGKFAFFDEHVKHFVKEIHEKKLGDAFVVSTCNRTEIYTTSSNYMAIAEMYCKSVEVSLMDFMQFVNVQKNEEALYHLFRVSAGLESQILGDFEIIGQIKNAYHRFKKHKSFSNPYLERAINSAIQISKRIKNETALSNGAASVSYAAVHYILKTQKQISEKNILLLGTGEIGQNTVENLVKHVYQPKVKIANRSYEKAEKIAEKYNIPQIAFENFEEELKSTDILIVATGASHPIIHQKHFPNGKETLVIDLSIPNNVDKKVAENKAVQLVDVDELSKHIQETIEQRKKEIPKAEKIIKEMTKEFLAWERKRKFAPNIHQFKAALKHIEDHEMHNFHRKHRYVDIEDMELTEKLIQKITNRFAKYIIENPLRAEEVTKLMNEILVEQPKEEFNKKHQ from the coding sequence ATGAATTCTCTTGCAAAAACATATAATACACAGAACTTCACTGTTTTAAGCATTAGTTTTGAAAAAGCCAATGCCGAAATCAGAGGAAAATTCGCGTTTTTTGATGAACACGTAAAACACTTTGTAAAAGAAATTCATGAAAAGAAACTGGGTGATGCATTTGTAGTCTCTACTTGTAACAGAACCGAAATTTACACAACTTCAAGTAATTACATGGCCATTGCAGAGATGTATTGCAAGAGTGTAGAAGTAAGTTTGATGGATTTTATGCAGTTTGTAAATGTTCAGAAAAACGAAGAAGCACTTTATCATCTTTTCAGAGTTTCTGCAGGTTTAGAAAGTCAGATTTTAGGAGACTTCGAAATCATCGGTCAGATAAAAAATGCTTACCATCGATTCAAAAAACATAAAAGTTTTAGCAATCCTTACTTAGAGAGAGCCATCAACTCGGCGATTCAAATTTCTAAAAGAATTAAAAACGAAACCGCACTTTCAAACGGAGCAGCTTCTGTTTCTTATGCAGCGGTTCATTATATCTTAAAAACTCAAAAACAGATTTCAGAAAAGAATATTCTTCTTTTGGGAACTGGCGAAATCGGTCAAAATACTGTAGAAAATTTGGTGAAACATGTTTATCAGCCAAAAGTAAAAATCGCCAACCGTTCTTATGAAAAAGCAGAGAAAATTGCAGAAAAGTATAACATTCCGCAAATTGCTTTTGAAAATTTTGAAGAAGAACTGAAATCTACAGACATTCTTATCGTTGCAACTGGCGCTTCGCATCCGATCATTCATCAGAAACATTTTCCAAACGGAAAAGAAACATTGGTGATAGACCTTTCTATTCCGAATAATGTTGATAAAAAAGTGGCGGAAAATAAAGCGGTACAATTGGTAGATGTAGACGAATTGTCTAAGCATATCCAAGAAACCATTGAGCAACGCAAGAAAGAAATTCCTAAAGCGGAGAAAATCATCAAGGAAATGACCAAAGAATTTTTGGCTTGGGAAAGAAAAAGAAAATTCGCACCGAATATTCATCAGTTCAAAGCTGCGCTGAAACACATAGAAGACCATGAAATGCATAATTTCCACAGAAAACACAGATATGTGGATATAGAAGACATGGAGCTCACCGAAAAATTGATTCAAAAAATCACCAATAGATTTGCGAAATATATCATCGAAAATCCGCTTCGTGCTGAAGAAGTTACTAAACTGATGAACGAAATTTTGGTAGAACAACCCAAAGAAGAGTTCAACAAAAAACATCAGTAA
- the hemC gene encoding hydroxymethylbilane synthase translates to MIRIGTRNSPLAMWQAKEVEQKLQNLGYETLLVPVLSSGDKNLNQPLYSLGITGVFTKDLDIALLNNEIDIAVHSLKDVPTILPQNIEVSAVLERDFPQDVLVRKSSSKNKDLSELKIATSSLRRRAFWSEKFPNTQFSDIRGNVQTRLKKLEEGDFDATLFSLAGIKRMEMELEYEPLDFMISAPSQGVVAISSRVDDKETKEILQKINHKTTQICVEIERNFLRTLEGGCTAPIGAIAVFEENKIKFSGRLNSLDGSKTINVVEEFEYDHSKNYGKKFAEFVLENGGKEMMEEIKKQIKE, encoded by the coding sequence ATGATTAGAATAGGTACCAGAAATTCGCCTCTTGCAATGTGGCAAGCAAAAGAAGTAGAACAAAAATTACAAAATTTAGGCTACGAAACATTGCTGGTTCCTGTGCTTTCTTCTGGGGATAAAAACCTTAATCAGCCACTTTATTCCCTAGGAATTACTGGCGTTTTTACCAAAGATTTAGACATCGCTTTACTTAACAATGAAATAGATATTGCGGTGCATTCCCTAAAAGATGTTCCTACCATTTTACCTCAAAATATAGAAGTTTCTGCGGTTTTGGAAAGAGATTTTCCGCAAGATGTTTTGGTGAGAAAATCTTCTTCTAAAAATAAAGATTTATCAGAACTTAAAATCGCAACCAGCAGTTTGAGAAGAAGAGCATTTTGGTCAGAAAAATTTCCGAACACACAGTTTTCAGACATCCGTGGAAACGTACAAACGCGATTAAAGAAATTAGAAGAAGGAGATTTTGATGCTACACTTTTTTCTTTGGCAGGCATTAAAAGAATGGAAATGGAGTTGGAGTATGAACCACTAGATTTTATGATTTCTGCTCCTAGTCAGGGAGTTGTGGCGATTTCGAGTAGGGTAGATGATAAGGAAACCAAAGAAATTTTGCAAAAAATAAATCATAAAACCACTCAAATTTGCGTTGAAATAGAACGTAATTTCCTCAGAACTTTAGAAGGTGGGTGTACTGCGCCAATTGGAGCCATCGCGGTTTTTGAAGAAAATAAAATCAAATTTTCTGGAAGATTAAATTCTTTAGACGGAAGTAAAACGATAAATGTAGTTGAAGAATTTGAATATGACCATTCTAAAAACTACGGGAAAAAATTTGCAGAATTTGTGCTAGAAAACGGAGGAAAAGAAATGATGGAGGAGATTAAGAAACAAATAAAGGAATAG
- a CDS encoding GNAT family N-acetyltransferase, with amino-acid sequence MINRITPEETYFLRREILRKNLPQESHEFSGDFDDQTFHLGYFVEDRIVGIITVLQNGQIAQIRGMAVSEDYQRKGIGKKLVEKAEEILREAQIQKIWMNARETASEFYRKLGYKIEGELFNIKPIGFHYVMTKYFHS; translated from the coding sequence ATGATTAATAGAATTACTCCAGAAGAGACTTATTTTCTTAGGAGAGAAATCCTCAGAAAAAACCTTCCGCAAGAATCTCATGAGTTCAGTGGTGATTTTGACGACCAAACTTTTCATCTAGGTTATTTCGTAGAAGATAGAATTGTGGGCATTATCACGGTCTTGCAAAATGGCCAAATCGCTCAAATTAGAGGAATGGCAGTTTCAGAAGATTATCAAAGAAAAGGAATAGGAAAAAAATTGGTAGAAAAAGCTGAGGAAATTCTTAGGGAAGCTCAAATTCAAAAAATTTGGATGAATGCCAGAGAAACTGCATCAGAATTTTACAGAAAATTAGGGTATAAAATTGAAGGTGAATTGTTTAATATAAAACCCATCGGTTTTCATTATGTAATGACCAAATATTTCCATTCATAA
- a CDS encoding rod shape-determining protein, with protein sequence MGLFDMFTQEIAIDLGTANTLIIHNNKIVIDQPSIVAIERSSGKAIAVGEQAKHMQGKTHEDIKTIRPLKDGVIADFAASEHMIKEFIKQIPGIKGKLIQPSLRIVICIPSGITEVEKRAVRDSAQKVNAKEVRLIFEPMAAAIGVGIDVQKPEGNMIIDIGGGTTEIAVVALGGIVCDKSVKIAGDVFTNDIAYYLRTHHNLYIGERTAERVKIEVGSAVEDLDLDIEDIPVQGRDLITGKPKEIMVGYKEIARALDKSIIRIEDAVMETLSLTPPELAADIYKTGIYLAGGGALLRGLADRLHKKTGLPVFVAEDPLRAVVRGTGIALKNMDKFNFLIK encoded by the coding sequence ATGGGGTTATTTGATATGTTCACGCAAGAAATTGCGATAGACTTAGGAACAGCGAACACACTTATCATACATAATAATAAAATCGTGATTGACCAGCCGTCAATCGTGGCGATTGAGCGTTCATCTGGAAAAGCAATTGCTGTGGGAGAACAAGCAAAACACATGCAAGGAAAAACGCACGAAGATATTAAAACGATTCGTCCGCTAAAAGATGGTGTAATTGCAGATTTTGCTGCATCAGAACACATGATTAAGGAATTTATTAAACAAATTCCTGGCATCAAAGGAAAATTAATTCAGCCTTCTCTCAGAATTGTTATCTGTATCCCTTCAGGCATTACAGAGGTAGAAAAAAGAGCAGTAAGAGATTCTGCTCAAAAAGTAAATGCTAAAGAAGTAAGATTAATTTTCGAACCTATGGCTGCAGCAATCGGTGTAGGCATTGATGTACAAAAACCTGAAGGTAATATGATTATCGACATAGGTGGTGGTACTACAGAAATTGCAGTGGTAGCTCTTGGAGGTATTGTTTGTGATAAATCTGTAAAAATTGCTGGTGATGTTTTCACGAATGATATTGCTTATTACTTAAGAACTCATCACAACTTATACATCGGTGAAAGAACAGCAGAAAGAGTAAAAATAGAAGTAGGTTCTGCCGTGGAAGATCTAGACCTAGACATAGAAGACATACCAGTACAAGGTAGAGATTTAATTACCGGAAAACCAAAAGAAATTATGGTAGGTTATAAAGAAATCGCTAGAGCTCTAGATAAATCTATCATTAGAATAGAAGATGCAGTAATGGAAACGCTTTCTCTTACTCCGCCAGAATTAGCAGCAGATATATACAAAACTGGTATTTATTTAGCTGGTGGTGGTGCTTTATTAAGAGGGTTAGCAGATAGACTTCACAAGAAAACAGGATTACCAGTTTTCGTAGCAGAAGACCCATTAAGAGCTGTTGTTCGTGGAACAGGCATTGCTCTTAAAAACATGGATAAATTTAACTTCCTTATAAAATAA
- the mreC gene encoding rod shape-determining protein MreC, translating into MGFLIRLFSKNGLFLFFLFLQIIAVTLIFSRNSMQQSFIAAQTTAFNAWVSGYIDEGTSYLKLKQINEELVAQNKTLMQELYGKEKIKNPSFVRVTDTIGGGQIYTFVDGEIVNNSIIRKDNYFTINRGKRHGVFPKMGVIAPQGIAGIVINTTNNYALVQSVLSMNKIRINAALKDSGFFGTLTWRGENSRTMHLSDIPKYVPIKVGDTVVTDGKSAIFPQGIMIGRVAGYEVDSKTGYWDISVELSQKMGQLNKVYVVRNLKKLEVKQIQDTLDATINNDQ; encoded by the coding sequence ATGGGGTTTTTGATAAGATTATTTAGCAAGAACGGATTATTTCTGTTCTTTCTTTTTTTACAAATAATTGCCGTGACTTTGATTTTCAGTAGAAACTCAATGCAGCAGTCTTTTATTGCTGCACAGACTACTGCGTTTAACGCATGGGTTTCTGGTTACATAGACGAAGGAACCAGCTACTTAAAACTGAAGCAAATTAATGAAGAATTAGTTGCTCAGAACAAAACACTGATGCAGGAATTATACGGTAAAGAAAAAATTAAAAATCCTAGTTTTGTAAGAGTTACGGATACCATCGGTGGTGGACAGATCTACACTTTCGTAGATGGTGAAATTGTAAACAACTCTATCATTAGAAAAGATAATTATTTTACCATTAACAGAGGAAAAAGACATGGGGTTTTCCCTAAAATGGGGGTGATTGCACCACAAGGAATTGCAGGAATTGTCATCAATACCACTAATAACTATGCATTGGTACAATCTGTACTTAGCATGAACAAAATTAGAATTAATGCGGCGCTCAAAGATTCTGGATTTTTCGGAACGCTTACTTGGAGAGGCGAAAATTCTAGAACCATGCATTTATCAGACATTCCTAAATATGTGCCGATTAAAGTAGGCGACACTGTAGTTACAGATGGTAAATCTGCAATTTTCCCTCAAGGAATTATGATTGGTAGAGTTGCGGGCTATGAGGTAGATTCTAAAACAGGATATTGGGATATTTCTGTAGAGTTAAGCCAAAAAATGGGGCAACTTAACAAAGTTTATGTTGTAAGAAATTTAAAAAAATTAGAAGTAAAACAAATTCAAGATACCCTTGATGCCACAATAAACAATGATCAGTAG